The following are from one region of the Stanieria sp. NIES-3757 genome:
- a CDS encoding Hemerythrin HHE cation binding domain protein has product MVSLTDEKRAALAEKLAGMKAIQNLIISNEQEFINQCDDAEIRDRLQKMLSDDRKNLGIIETAITQYGIQSEPKDKIQQMVQKAEDMMSGSDLTMYEKMAQHELLKHGQVMSGLIVHKAAQIVGADVQAALAPINTVNFENRAHQEQLKGVLELLGTRELTGQEADQGLWSRVQDAVAAISGVVGSVATQSSDQSDLKIQDVIRMDHQKVNVLIGEIEQADDIQRVQEFFGQLYQDLLVHAVAEEQVVYPGVRPFYGDADTQELYDEQAQLKEILNQMKSLEPNSQEFKDMLQQVKAMVGDHTRQEESTMFSAINSNCSSEQQQQMATEFKEAKKQLQLEMAG; this is encoded by the coding sequence ATGGTATCTTTAACAGATGAAAAACGTGCTGCTCTTGCAGAAAAGCTAGCAGGCATGAAAGCTATTCAAAATTTAATTATTTCTAACGAACAAGAGTTTATCAATCAATGTGATGATGCTGAGATTCGCGATCGCTTGCAAAAAATGCTTTCCGACGACCGGAAGAATCTAGGTATTATTGAAACAGCTATTACTCAATACGGTATTCAATCAGAACCAAAAGATAAAATCCAGCAAATGGTTCAGAAAGCAGAAGATATGATGTCTGGTTCTGACCTAACCATGTATGAGAAAATGGCTCAACACGAACTATTAAAACATGGACAAGTTATGTCTGGATTAATTGTTCATAAAGCTGCTCAGATAGTTGGTGCTGATGTTCAAGCAGCCCTTGCACCTATTAATACTGTTAACTTTGAAAATCGCGCTCATCAAGAACAACTCAAAGGAGTACTTGAACTTTTAGGAACTCGTGAACTAACTGGACAAGAAGCAGATCAAGGACTTTGGAGCCGTGTACAAGATGCTGTTGCAGCAATAAGTGGTGTAGTTGGTAGTGTTGCCACTCAGAGTTCCGATCAATCAGATCTGAAGATTCAAGATGTGATTCGCATGGATCACCAAAAAGTCAATGTTTTAATTGGCGAAATTGAACAAGCTGATGATATTCAGAGAGTCCAAGAATTTTTCGGTCAACTTTATCAAGATTTGCTAGTTCATGCGGTAGCAGAAGAACAAGTTGTTTATCCTGGTGTACGTCCATTTTATGGCGACGCAGATACTCAAGAACTTTATGACGAGCAAGCGCAACTGAAAGAAATTTTAAACCAAATGAAGTCTTTAGAGCCTAACTCTCAAGAATTCAAAGATATGTTGCAGCAAGTCAAAGCAATGGTAGGTGACCATACTCGTCAAGAAGAAAGCACCATGTTCTCTGCCATCAATAGCAACTGTTCTTCTGAACAACAGCAACAAATGGCAACTGAATTTAAAGAAGCTAAAAAACAATTGCAATTAGAAATGGCTGGCTAA